One segment of Chionomys nivalis chromosome 3, mChiNiv1.1, whole genome shotgun sequence DNA contains the following:
- the Usp16 gene encoding ubiquitin carboxyl-terminal hydrolase 16 isoform X4 has protein sequence MGKKRTKGKNVPAKSCSESAETMCRHLRKGLEQGNLKKALVNVEWNICQDCKTDNKVKDKPEEEAEDPSVWLCLKCGHQGCGRDSQEQHALKHYSTPRSEPHYLVLSLDNWSVWCYKCDEEVKYCSSNRLGQVVDFVRKQAGTTTRKQEKDNGHIELENKKLEKESKNEQEREKSENMVKENVPVDSASQITMKGLSNLGNTCFFNAVMQNLSQTPVLRELLKEVKMSGTIVKIEPPDLALTEPLEVNLEPPGPLTLAMSQFLNEMQENKKRIVTPKELFSQVCKKATRFTGCQQQDSQELLRYLLDGMRAEEHQRVSKGILKAFGNSTEKLDEEVKNKVKDYEKKKTIPSFVDRIFGGELTSTIMCDECRTVSLVHESFLDLSLPVLDDQSGKKNTNDKDVKKTMEEEDKDSEEEKDDSYMKTRSDTPSGTSKHIQKKAKKQAKKQAKNQRRQQKIQEKVLHLNDICTTDHTEDNEHEAEMSVSGEVEVDIESNHGSQEEVLHTELYVNEKDFNGQEKMIESTTDSATDSQQCPEALGLKSVNTECDLGISTSAPECTRVLNDAFLEERTNGELDITSGLKNLNLNAAIHPDEINIEILNDSHSSVTKMYEVMNEDPETAFCTLANREAFNADECSIQHCLYQFTRNEKLQDANKLLCEVCTRRQGRGPKTNIKGERKHVYTNAKKQMLVSLAPPVLTLHLKRFQQAGFNLRKVNKHIKFPEILDLAPFCTLKCKNVAEESTRVLYSLYGVVEHSGTMRSGHYTAYTKARTASSRLSNLVLHGDIPQDCEMESTKGQWFHISDTFVQAVPVAKVLNSQAYLLFYERIL, from the exons ATGGGAAAGAAACgaacaaaagggaaaaatgttCCAGCTAAGTCTTGCTCAGAATCTGCAG AAACAATGTGCAGACACCTTAGAAAAGGGTTGGAACAAGgtaatttgaagaaagctttagtgaATGTGGAGTGGAATATCTGCCAAGACTGTAAGACTGACAATAAAGTGAAAGATAAGCCCGAGGAAGAAGCGGAAGACCCTTCAGTTTGGCTGTGTCTTAAATGTGGCCACCAG GGCTGTGGCAGAGATTCTCAGGAGCAGCATGCCTTGAAGCACTACTCGACACCAAGATCTGAGCCTCACTATCTGGTGCTTAGTTTGGACAACTGGAGTGTCTG GTGCTACAAGTGTGACGAGGAAGTCAAATACTGTAGTTCAAACCGGCTGGGCCAAGTGGTCGATTTTGTTAGAAAACAAGCTGGCACTACAACTCGAAAACAAG AGAAAGATAATGGACACAttgaacttgaaaataaaaagttggaAAAAGAGAGTAAAAATGAACAAGAGCGAGAGAAATCGGAAAacatggttaaagaaaatgttccaGTGGACTCTGCTTCCCAGATAACCATGAAAGGACTCAGTAATTTGGGAAATACTTGTTTCTTCAATGCTGTTATGCAG AATTTGTCCCAAACACCAGTGCTTAGAGAACTACTAAAAGAAGTGAAAATGTCTGGAACAATTGTGAAAATAGAGCCACCCGACCTGGCACTTACG GAACCTTTAGAAGTAAACCTCGAGCCTCCAGGACCTCTTACTTTAGCTATGAGCCAGTTTCTTAATGAGATGCAAGAGAACAAAAAGCGAATTGTAACGCCTAAAGAGCTCTTTTCTCAGGTCTGTAAAAA AGCAACACGTTTTACAGGGTGCCAGCAACAAGACAGCCAGGAGCTACTTCGCTACTTACTGGATGGCATGAGAGCGGAAGAACACCAA AGAGTGAGTAAAGGAATTCTTAAAGCATTTGGTAATTCTACTGAAAAATTGgatgaagaagtaaaaaataaagttaaag actatgaaaagaaaaagacaatccCAAGTTTTGTGGACCGCATCTTTGGTGGCGAACTGACGAGTACAATCATGTGTGACGAATGCAGGACT GTCTCCTTGGTGCATGAATCTTTCCTTGATTTGTCTCTCCCAGTTTTAGATGATCAG agtggtaagaaaaacacaaatgataaagatgtGAAAAAGACGATGGAGGAAGAAGATAAAGAtagtgaggaagagaaagatgacaGCTACATGAAAACGAGAAGTGATACGCCTTCAGGAACCAGCAAGCACATacagaaaaaagcaaagaagcaaGCTAAAAAGCAAGCCAAG AACCAACGAAGGcaacaaaaaattcaagaaaaagttCTTCACTTAAATGATATCTGTACCACTGACCATACTGAAGACAATGAACACGAAGCCGAAATGTCAGTTTCGGGAGAAGTGGAAGTGGATATTGAGTCCAACCATGGTTCTCAAGAGGAGGTTTTACATACAGAACTTTATGTTAATGAGAAAGATTTCAATGGCCAAGAGAAAATGATAGAAAGTACAACTGACAGTGCAACTGACAGTCAGCAATGTCCGGAGGCACTAGGTCTGAAAAGTGTCAACACTGAGTGTGATCTGGGGATTTCGACATCTGCTCCTGAATGTACTAGGGTTTTAAATGATGCCTTTCTAGAGGAAAGGACCAATGGAGAACTTGACATTACCAGTGGTTTAAAAAACCTTAATTTGAATGCTGCTATTCATCCTGATGAAATAAATATAGAGATTCTGAATGACAGTCATTCTTCTGTGACAAAGATGTATGAGGTCATGAATGAGGACCCAGAAACTGCCTTCTGCACCCTTGCCAACCGGGAAGCTTTCAATGCTGATGAGTGTTCAATCCAGCATTGCTTGTATCAGTTCACCCGTAATGAGAAGCTTCAAGATGCAAATAAACTGCTTTGTGAAGTATGCACAAGACGGCAGGGTCGTGGACCAAAGACAAATATAAAAG GTGAGAGGAAACATGTTTACACCAATGCGAAGAAGCAGATGCTGGTTTCCCTTGCTCCTCCAGTCCTCACTCTCCATTTGAAGAGATTTCAGCAG GCTGGTTTTAACCTACGCAAAGTTAACAAACACATAAAGTTCCCGGAAATCTTAGATTTGGCTCCTTTTTGTACTCTTAAATGTAAG aatgttgcTGAAGAAAGTACAAGAGTACTGTATTCCTTATATGGAGTTGTTGAACACAGTGGTACTATGAGGTCAGGGCATTACACTGCCTACACCAAGGCAAGAACTGCAAGTAGTCGTCTTTCTAATCTTGTTCTTCATGGTGACATTCCACAAG ACTGTGAAATGGAATCAACTAAAGGGCAGTGGTTTCACATCAGCGACACATTTGTGCAAGCTGTGCCTGTAGCCAAAGTACTAAACTCACAAGCGTATCTCCTATTTTATGAGAGAATACTGTAA
- the Usp16 gene encoding ubiquitin carboxyl-terminal hydrolase 16 isoform X1, translating to MGKKRTKGKNVPAKSCSESAETMCRHLRKGLEQGNLKKALVNVEWNICQDCKTDNKVKDKPEEEAEDPSVWLCLKCGHQGCGRDSQEQHALKHYSTPRSEPHYLVLSLDNWSVWCYKCDEEVKYCSSNRLGQVVDFVRKQAGTTTRKQAEKDNGHIELENKKLEKESKNEQEREKSENMVKENVPVDSASQITMKGLSNLGNTCFFNAVMQNLSQTPVLRELLKEVKMSGTIVKIEPPDLALTEPLEVNLEPPGPLTLAMSQFLNEMQENKKRIVTPKELFSQVCKKATRFTGCQQQDSQELLRYLLDGMRAEEHQRVSKGILKAFGNSTEKLDEEVKNKVKDYEKKKTIPSFVDRIFGGELTSTIMCDECRTVSLVHESFLDLSLPVLDDQSGKKNTNDKDVKKTMEEEDKDSEEEKDDSYMKTRSDTPSGTSKHIQKKAKKQAKKQAKNQRRQQKIQEKVLHLNDICTTDHTEDNEHEAEMSVSGEVEVDIESNHGSQEEVLHTELYVNEKDFNGQEKMIESTTDSATDSQQCPEALGLKSVNTECDLGISTSAPECTRVLNDAFLEERTNGELDITSGLKNLNLNAAIHPDEINIEILNDSHSSVTKMYEVMNEDPETAFCTLANREAFNADECSIQHCLYQFTRNEKLQDANKLLCEVCTRRQGRGPKTNIKASLVSVGERKHVYTNAKKQMLVSLAPPVLTLHLKRFQQAGFNLRKVNKHIKFPEILDLAPFCTLKCKNVAEESTRVLYSLYGVVEHSGTMRSGHYTAYTKARTASSRLSNLVLHGDIPQDCEMESTKGQWFHISDTFVQAVPVAKVLNSQAYLLFYERIL from the exons ATGGGAAAGAAACgaacaaaagggaaaaatgttCCAGCTAAGTCTTGCTCAGAATCTGCAG AAACAATGTGCAGACACCTTAGAAAAGGGTTGGAACAAGgtaatttgaagaaagctttagtgaATGTGGAGTGGAATATCTGCCAAGACTGTAAGACTGACAATAAAGTGAAAGATAAGCCCGAGGAAGAAGCGGAAGACCCTTCAGTTTGGCTGTGTCTTAAATGTGGCCACCAG GGCTGTGGCAGAGATTCTCAGGAGCAGCATGCCTTGAAGCACTACTCGACACCAAGATCTGAGCCTCACTATCTGGTGCTTAGTTTGGACAACTGGAGTGTCTG GTGCTACAAGTGTGACGAGGAAGTCAAATACTGTAGTTCAAACCGGCTGGGCCAAGTGGTCGATTTTGTTAGAAAACAAGCTGGCACTACAACTCGAAAACAAG CAGAGAAAGATAATGGACACAttgaacttgaaaataaaaagttggaAAAAGAGAGTAAAAATGAACAAGAGCGAGAGAAATCGGAAAacatggttaaagaaaatgttccaGTGGACTCTGCTTCCCAGATAACCATGAAAGGACTCAGTAATTTGGGAAATACTTGTTTCTTCAATGCTGTTATGCAG AATTTGTCCCAAACACCAGTGCTTAGAGAACTACTAAAAGAAGTGAAAATGTCTGGAACAATTGTGAAAATAGAGCCACCCGACCTGGCACTTACG GAACCTTTAGAAGTAAACCTCGAGCCTCCAGGACCTCTTACTTTAGCTATGAGCCAGTTTCTTAATGAGATGCAAGAGAACAAAAAGCGAATTGTAACGCCTAAAGAGCTCTTTTCTCAGGTCTGTAAAAA AGCAACACGTTTTACAGGGTGCCAGCAACAAGACAGCCAGGAGCTACTTCGCTACTTACTGGATGGCATGAGAGCGGAAGAACACCAA AGAGTGAGTAAAGGAATTCTTAAAGCATTTGGTAATTCTACTGAAAAATTGgatgaagaagtaaaaaataaagttaaag actatgaaaagaaaaagacaatccCAAGTTTTGTGGACCGCATCTTTGGTGGCGAACTGACGAGTACAATCATGTGTGACGAATGCAGGACT GTCTCCTTGGTGCATGAATCTTTCCTTGATTTGTCTCTCCCAGTTTTAGATGATCAG agtggtaagaaaaacacaaatgataaagatgtGAAAAAGACGATGGAGGAAGAAGATAAAGAtagtgaggaagagaaagatgacaGCTACATGAAAACGAGAAGTGATACGCCTTCAGGAACCAGCAAGCACATacagaaaaaagcaaagaagcaaGCTAAAAAGCAAGCCAAG AACCAACGAAGGcaacaaaaaattcaagaaaaagttCTTCACTTAAATGATATCTGTACCACTGACCATACTGAAGACAATGAACACGAAGCCGAAATGTCAGTTTCGGGAGAAGTGGAAGTGGATATTGAGTCCAACCATGGTTCTCAAGAGGAGGTTTTACATACAGAACTTTATGTTAATGAGAAAGATTTCAATGGCCAAGAGAAAATGATAGAAAGTACAACTGACAGTGCAACTGACAGTCAGCAATGTCCGGAGGCACTAGGTCTGAAAAGTGTCAACACTGAGTGTGATCTGGGGATTTCGACATCTGCTCCTGAATGTACTAGGGTTTTAAATGATGCCTTTCTAGAGGAAAGGACCAATGGAGAACTTGACATTACCAGTGGTTTAAAAAACCTTAATTTGAATGCTGCTATTCATCCTGATGAAATAAATATAGAGATTCTGAATGACAGTCATTCTTCTGTGACAAAGATGTATGAGGTCATGAATGAGGACCCAGAAACTGCCTTCTGCACCCTTGCCAACCGGGAAGCTTTCAATGCTGATGAGTGTTCAATCCAGCATTGCTTGTATCAGTTCACCCGTAATGAGAAGCTTCAAGATGCAAATAAACTGCTTTGTGAAGTATGCACAAGACGGCAGGGTCGTGGACCAAAGACAAATATAAAAG CATCTCTCGTTTCTGTAGGTGAGAGGAAACATGTTTACACCAATGCGAAGAAGCAGATGCTGGTTTCCCTTGCTCCTCCAGTCCTCACTCTCCATTTGAAGAGATTTCAGCAG GCTGGTTTTAACCTACGCAAAGTTAACAAACACATAAAGTTCCCGGAAATCTTAGATTTGGCTCCTTTTTGTACTCTTAAATGTAAG aatgttgcTGAAGAAAGTACAAGAGTACTGTATTCCTTATATGGAGTTGTTGAACACAGTGGTACTATGAGGTCAGGGCATTACACTGCCTACACCAAGGCAAGAACTGCAAGTAGTCGTCTTTCTAATCTTGTTCTTCATGGTGACATTCCACAAG ACTGTGAAATGGAATCAACTAAAGGGCAGTGGTTTCACATCAGCGACACATTTGTGCAAGCTGTGCCTGTAGCCAAAGTACTAAACTCACAAGCGTATCTCCTATTTTATGAGAGAATACTGTAA
- the Usp16 gene encoding ubiquitin carboxyl-terminal hydrolase 16 isoform X5 codes for MFQLSLAQNLQGCGRDSQEQHALKHYSTPRSEPHYLVLSLDNWSVWCYKCDEEVKYCSSNRLGQVVDFVRKQAGTTTRKQAEKDNGHIELENKKLEKESKNEQEREKSENMVKENVPVDSASQITMKGLSNLGNTCFFNAVMQNLSQTPVLRELLKEVKMSGTIVKIEPPDLALTEPLEVNLEPPGPLTLAMSQFLNEMQENKKRIVTPKELFSQVCKKATRFTGCQQQDSQELLRYLLDGMRAEEHQRVSKGILKAFGNSTEKLDEEVKNKVKDYEKKKTIPSFVDRIFGGELTSTIMCDECRTVSLVHESFLDLSLPVLDDQSGKKNTNDKDVKKTMEEEDKDSEEEKDDSYMKTRSDTPSGTSKHIQKKAKKQAKKQAKNQRRQQKIQEKVLHLNDICTTDHTEDNEHEAEMSVSGEVEVDIESNHGSQEEVLHTELYVNEKDFNGQEKMIESTTDSATDSQQCPEALGLKSVNTECDLGISTSAPECTRVLNDAFLEERTNGELDITSGLKNLNLNAAIHPDEINIEILNDSHSSVTKMYEVMNEDPETAFCTLANREAFNADECSIQHCLYQFTRNEKLQDANKLLCEVCTRRQGRGPKTNIKASLVSVGERKHVYTNAKKQMLVSLAPPVLTLHLKRFQQAGFNLRKVNKHIKFPEILDLAPFCTLKCKNVAEESTRVLYSLYGVVEHSGTMRSGHYTAYTKARTASSRLSNLVLHGDIPQDCEMESTKGQWFHISDTFVQAVPVAKVLNSQAYLLFYERIL; via the exons atgttCCAGCTAAGTCTTGCTCAGAATCTGCAG GGCTGTGGCAGAGATTCTCAGGAGCAGCATGCCTTGAAGCACTACTCGACACCAAGATCTGAGCCTCACTATCTGGTGCTTAGTTTGGACAACTGGAGTGTCTG GTGCTACAAGTGTGACGAGGAAGTCAAATACTGTAGTTCAAACCGGCTGGGCCAAGTGGTCGATTTTGTTAGAAAACAAGCTGGCACTACAACTCGAAAACAAG CAGAGAAAGATAATGGACACAttgaacttgaaaataaaaagttggaAAAAGAGAGTAAAAATGAACAAGAGCGAGAGAAATCGGAAAacatggttaaagaaaatgttccaGTGGACTCTGCTTCCCAGATAACCATGAAAGGACTCAGTAATTTGGGAAATACTTGTTTCTTCAATGCTGTTATGCAG AATTTGTCCCAAACACCAGTGCTTAGAGAACTACTAAAAGAAGTGAAAATGTCTGGAACAATTGTGAAAATAGAGCCACCCGACCTGGCACTTACG GAACCTTTAGAAGTAAACCTCGAGCCTCCAGGACCTCTTACTTTAGCTATGAGCCAGTTTCTTAATGAGATGCAAGAGAACAAAAAGCGAATTGTAACGCCTAAAGAGCTCTTTTCTCAGGTCTGTAAAAA AGCAACACGTTTTACAGGGTGCCAGCAACAAGACAGCCAGGAGCTACTTCGCTACTTACTGGATGGCATGAGAGCGGAAGAACACCAA AGAGTGAGTAAAGGAATTCTTAAAGCATTTGGTAATTCTACTGAAAAATTGgatgaagaagtaaaaaataaagttaaag actatgaaaagaaaaagacaatccCAAGTTTTGTGGACCGCATCTTTGGTGGCGAACTGACGAGTACAATCATGTGTGACGAATGCAGGACT GTCTCCTTGGTGCATGAATCTTTCCTTGATTTGTCTCTCCCAGTTTTAGATGATCAG agtggtaagaaaaacacaaatgataaagatgtGAAAAAGACGATGGAGGAAGAAGATAAAGAtagtgaggaagagaaagatgacaGCTACATGAAAACGAGAAGTGATACGCCTTCAGGAACCAGCAAGCACATacagaaaaaagcaaagaagcaaGCTAAAAAGCAAGCCAAG AACCAACGAAGGcaacaaaaaattcaagaaaaagttCTTCACTTAAATGATATCTGTACCACTGACCATACTGAAGACAATGAACACGAAGCCGAAATGTCAGTTTCGGGAGAAGTGGAAGTGGATATTGAGTCCAACCATGGTTCTCAAGAGGAGGTTTTACATACAGAACTTTATGTTAATGAGAAAGATTTCAATGGCCAAGAGAAAATGATAGAAAGTACAACTGACAGTGCAACTGACAGTCAGCAATGTCCGGAGGCACTAGGTCTGAAAAGTGTCAACACTGAGTGTGATCTGGGGATTTCGACATCTGCTCCTGAATGTACTAGGGTTTTAAATGATGCCTTTCTAGAGGAAAGGACCAATGGAGAACTTGACATTACCAGTGGTTTAAAAAACCTTAATTTGAATGCTGCTATTCATCCTGATGAAATAAATATAGAGATTCTGAATGACAGTCATTCTTCTGTGACAAAGATGTATGAGGTCATGAATGAGGACCCAGAAACTGCCTTCTGCACCCTTGCCAACCGGGAAGCTTTCAATGCTGATGAGTGTTCAATCCAGCATTGCTTGTATCAGTTCACCCGTAATGAGAAGCTTCAAGATGCAAATAAACTGCTTTGTGAAGTATGCACAAGACGGCAGGGTCGTGGACCAAAGACAAATATAAAAG CATCTCTCGTTTCTGTAGGTGAGAGGAAACATGTTTACACCAATGCGAAGAAGCAGATGCTGGTTTCCCTTGCTCCTCCAGTCCTCACTCTCCATTTGAAGAGATTTCAGCAG GCTGGTTTTAACCTACGCAAAGTTAACAAACACATAAAGTTCCCGGAAATCTTAGATTTGGCTCCTTTTTGTACTCTTAAATGTAAG aatgttgcTGAAGAAAGTACAAGAGTACTGTATTCCTTATATGGAGTTGTTGAACACAGTGGTACTATGAGGTCAGGGCATTACACTGCCTACACCAAGGCAAGAACTGCAAGTAGTCGTCTTTCTAATCTTGTTCTTCATGGTGACATTCCACAAG ACTGTGAAATGGAATCAACTAAAGGGCAGTGGTTTCACATCAGCGACACATTTGTGCAAGCTGTGCCTGTAGCCAAAGTACTAAACTCACAAGCGTATCTCCTATTTTATGAGAGAATACTGTAA
- the Usp16 gene encoding ubiquitin carboxyl-terminal hydrolase 16 isoform X2, protein MGKKRTKGKNVPAKSCSESAETMCRHLRKGLEQGNLKKALVNVEWNICQDCKTDNKVKDKPEEEAEDPSVWLCLKCGHQGCGRDSQEQHALKHYSTPRSEPHYLVLSLDNWSVWCYKCDEEVKYCSSNRLGQVVDFVRKQAGTTTRKQEKDNGHIELENKKLEKESKNEQEREKSENMVKENVPVDSASQITMKGLSNLGNTCFFNAVMQNLSQTPVLRELLKEVKMSGTIVKIEPPDLALTEPLEVNLEPPGPLTLAMSQFLNEMQENKKRIVTPKELFSQVCKKATRFTGCQQQDSQELLRYLLDGMRAEEHQRVSKGILKAFGNSTEKLDEEVKNKVKDYEKKKTIPSFVDRIFGGELTSTIMCDECRTVSLVHESFLDLSLPVLDDQSGKKNTNDKDVKKTMEEEDKDSEEEKDDSYMKTRSDTPSGTSKHIQKKAKKQAKKQAKNQRRQQKIQEKVLHLNDICTTDHTEDNEHEAEMSVSGEVEVDIESNHGSQEEVLHTELYVNEKDFNGQEKMIESTTDSATDSQQCPEALGLKSVNTECDLGISTSAPECTRVLNDAFLEERTNGELDITSGLKNLNLNAAIHPDEINIEILNDSHSSVTKMYEVMNEDPETAFCTLANREAFNADECSIQHCLYQFTRNEKLQDANKLLCEVCTRRQGRGPKTNIKASLVSVGERKHVYTNAKKQMLVSLAPPVLTLHLKRFQQAGFNLRKVNKHIKFPEILDLAPFCTLKCKNVAEESTRVLYSLYGVVEHSGTMRSGHYTAYTKARTASSRLSNLVLHGDIPQDCEMESTKGQWFHISDTFVQAVPVAKVLNSQAYLLFYERIL, encoded by the exons ATGGGAAAGAAACgaacaaaagggaaaaatgttCCAGCTAAGTCTTGCTCAGAATCTGCAG AAACAATGTGCAGACACCTTAGAAAAGGGTTGGAACAAGgtaatttgaagaaagctttagtgaATGTGGAGTGGAATATCTGCCAAGACTGTAAGACTGACAATAAAGTGAAAGATAAGCCCGAGGAAGAAGCGGAAGACCCTTCAGTTTGGCTGTGTCTTAAATGTGGCCACCAG GGCTGTGGCAGAGATTCTCAGGAGCAGCATGCCTTGAAGCACTACTCGACACCAAGATCTGAGCCTCACTATCTGGTGCTTAGTTTGGACAACTGGAGTGTCTG GTGCTACAAGTGTGACGAGGAAGTCAAATACTGTAGTTCAAACCGGCTGGGCCAAGTGGTCGATTTTGTTAGAAAACAAGCTGGCACTACAACTCGAAAACAAG AGAAAGATAATGGACACAttgaacttgaaaataaaaagttggaAAAAGAGAGTAAAAATGAACAAGAGCGAGAGAAATCGGAAAacatggttaaagaaaatgttccaGTGGACTCTGCTTCCCAGATAACCATGAAAGGACTCAGTAATTTGGGAAATACTTGTTTCTTCAATGCTGTTATGCAG AATTTGTCCCAAACACCAGTGCTTAGAGAACTACTAAAAGAAGTGAAAATGTCTGGAACAATTGTGAAAATAGAGCCACCCGACCTGGCACTTACG GAACCTTTAGAAGTAAACCTCGAGCCTCCAGGACCTCTTACTTTAGCTATGAGCCAGTTTCTTAATGAGATGCAAGAGAACAAAAAGCGAATTGTAACGCCTAAAGAGCTCTTTTCTCAGGTCTGTAAAAA AGCAACACGTTTTACAGGGTGCCAGCAACAAGACAGCCAGGAGCTACTTCGCTACTTACTGGATGGCATGAGAGCGGAAGAACACCAA AGAGTGAGTAAAGGAATTCTTAAAGCATTTGGTAATTCTACTGAAAAATTGgatgaagaagtaaaaaataaagttaaag actatgaaaagaaaaagacaatccCAAGTTTTGTGGACCGCATCTTTGGTGGCGAACTGACGAGTACAATCATGTGTGACGAATGCAGGACT GTCTCCTTGGTGCATGAATCTTTCCTTGATTTGTCTCTCCCAGTTTTAGATGATCAG agtggtaagaaaaacacaaatgataaagatgtGAAAAAGACGATGGAGGAAGAAGATAAAGAtagtgaggaagagaaagatgacaGCTACATGAAAACGAGAAGTGATACGCCTTCAGGAACCAGCAAGCACATacagaaaaaagcaaagaagcaaGCTAAAAAGCAAGCCAAG AACCAACGAAGGcaacaaaaaattcaagaaaaagttCTTCACTTAAATGATATCTGTACCACTGACCATACTGAAGACAATGAACACGAAGCCGAAATGTCAGTTTCGGGAGAAGTGGAAGTGGATATTGAGTCCAACCATGGTTCTCAAGAGGAGGTTTTACATACAGAACTTTATGTTAATGAGAAAGATTTCAATGGCCAAGAGAAAATGATAGAAAGTACAACTGACAGTGCAACTGACAGTCAGCAATGTCCGGAGGCACTAGGTCTGAAAAGTGTCAACACTGAGTGTGATCTGGGGATTTCGACATCTGCTCCTGAATGTACTAGGGTTTTAAATGATGCCTTTCTAGAGGAAAGGACCAATGGAGAACTTGACATTACCAGTGGTTTAAAAAACCTTAATTTGAATGCTGCTATTCATCCTGATGAAATAAATATAGAGATTCTGAATGACAGTCATTCTTCTGTGACAAAGATGTATGAGGTCATGAATGAGGACCCAGAAACTGCCTTCTGCACCCTTGCCAACCGGGAAGCTTTCAATGCTGATGAGTGTTCAATCCAGCATTGCTTGTATCAGTTCACCCGTAATGAGAAGCTTCAAGATGCAAATAAACTGCTTTGTGAAGTATGCACAAGACGGCAGGGTCGTGGACCAAAGACAAATATAAAAG CATCTCTCGTTTCTGTAGGTGAGAGGAAACATGTTTACACCAATGCGAAGAAGCAGATGCTGGTTTCCCTTGCTCCTCCAGTCCTCACTCTCCATTTGAAGAGATTTCAGCAG GCTGGTTTTAACCTACGCAAAGTTAACAAACACATAAAGTTCCCGGAAATCTTAGATTTGGCTCCTTTTTGTACTCTTAAATGTAAG aatgttgcTGAAGAAAGTACAAGAGTACTGTATTCCTTATATGGAGTTGTTGAACACAGTGGTACTATGAGGTCAGGGCATTACACTGCCTACACCAAGGCAAGAACTGCAAGTAGTCGTCTTTCTAATCTTGTTCTTCATGGTGACATTCCACAAG ACTGTGAAATGGAATCAACTAAAGGGCAGTGGTTTCACATCAGCGACACATTTGTGCAAGCTGTGCCTGTAGCCAAAGTACTAAACTCACAAGCGTATCTCCTATTTTATGAGAGAATACTGTAA